A region from the Hippoglossus hippoglossus isolate fHipHip1 chromosome 18, fHipHip1.pri, whole genome shotgun sequence genome encodes:
- the LOC117779136 gene encoding macrophage mannose receptor 1-like has product MQWSLLLLILMGQCYFVMCVDHEDNMTLIKEEKTWQEALDHCRENHHDLVSITNQTQQEWVQKKVENAKTEFIWLGLRYTCTLGTWFWVNGEILSYDNWKSTQSHNCDSAAAMQKDKPHTWVETMANQTFNFICVD; this is encoded by the exons ATGCAGTGGAGTCTGCTTCTGCTCATTCTGATGG GTCAGTGTTATTTCGTCATGTGTGTTGATCATGAAG ATAATATGACACTGATCAAAGAAGAGAAGACCTGGCAGGAGGCCTTGGATCACTGCAGAGAGAATCACCATGACCTGGTCTCCATCACCAACCAGACACAGCAGGAATGGGTCCAAAAGAAAGTCGAGAATGCCAAGACTGAGTTCATCTGGCTGGGGCTGCGCTACACCTGCACCCTGGGCACCTGGTTCTGGGTCAATGGTGAGATACTCAGCTATGACAACTGGAAATCAACACAAAGTCATAactgtgactctgcagcagcCATGCAGAAAGACAAGCCCCATACGTGGGTCGAAACGATGGCCAATCAGACgtttaatttcatttgtgtCGATTAG
- the LOC117779091 gene encoding solute carrier family 12 member 3-like codes for MTGVMFRCMLNMWGVILLLRLSWITSQAGIVLTWLIILMSMMVTSVTALSISAIATNGRVTSGGLYVIISRSLGPEIGGPVGMVFSFANTLACALSTVGFAEVVSGLMQEFGAVMVDSVNDVRIVGVITVTGLLLMSLAGMKWTSKTHILFFIFVYVVSFSNYFVGTLIPPGPEKQAKGIFGYHGDILISNLKPAWRGADGSFIHMFALFFPSTIGVLSGVNICGDLKDPASAIPKGTILGIFWATISYLAISATIASCVVRDASGNIGHVLDGNISESCVGPGCNLGWNFTDCMESQSCDYGLANDLKVPGHVAGFYYLNTAGVFVATLSSALGFLVSAPKIFQCLCRDNLYPYIGFFAKGYGKNDEPLRAYILCYVISVAFILIAELNSLAVLITNFFLCCYCLINFSCFHASITNSPGWRPSFQYYSKWTALFGAVISVVLMFLFTWWAALITCCIIFFLFGYVSYNKPEVNWGSSVQAGIYNTALSYSVSLSGVEDHVKNFRPQCLVLTGPPNQRPALVDFVGTFTKNISLMICGDIIMVSRHILFSCKKNERQTRPQNATERLVKWMNRRKVRSFYTPFSADCLRAGARHLLQASGLGKLKPNTLVLGFKTNWRESSPERTEDYINTINDTFDSNYCLCILRMMNGLDIFDQFDFEVNQGFEPDESVESKDQQAPVRESVDDISTKGDGDQVKTVFQDDQGKKTIDVYWVADDGGLTLLVPYLLTRRKRWRLCKVRVFIVGDEHDMEAGRNEMISLLRRFRLDFNDVIVMTDSEKPPHAKSLSRFEDSVAPFRLHDEQQQDVSVQELRQRAPGKISDKEYEAFKLKSERKVRLNEIIRRNSQQATLVLVSLPVPQSDCPSALYMSWLDTLTCGLHCPAVLIRGNQQNVLTFNCQ; via the exons ATGACCGGAGTCATG TTCCGCTGCATGCTGAACATGTGGGGCGTCATCCTGCTGCTCCGCCTCTCGTGGATCACGTCTCAGGCCGGCATCG TACTGACCTGGCTTATTATCCTGATGTCCATGATGGTGACCTCAGTAACTGCTCTCTCCATCTCCGCCATCGCCACCAACGGCAGGGTGACCTCAG GTGGGCTGTACGTCATCATCTCCCGCTCGCTGGGTCCTGAAATCGGCGGACCAGTCGGGATGGTCTTCTCCTTCGCCAACACCCTGGCGTGTGCGCTCAGCACCGTTGGCTTCGCTGAGGTGGTCAGTGGCCTGATGCAG GAGTTTGGTGCTGTCATGGTTGATTCAGTCAATGACGTCCGTATTGTGGGCGTCATCACGGTGACGGGGCTGCTGCTCATGTCACTGGCTGGAATGAAGTGGACGTCCAAG aCCCATattttgttctttatatttgtttatgtggTCTCTTTCTCCAACTACTTTGTGGGAACACTCATTCCTCCTGGTCCAGAGAAACAGGCCAAGGGCATCTTCGGTTACCATG GTGACATCTTGATTTCAAACTTGAAACCAGCCTGGCGAGGAGCCGACGGCTCCTTCATCCACATGTTTGCCCTTTTCTTCCCCTCCACCATTGGCGTCCTGTCTGGAGTCAACATCTGCGGAGACCTCAAA GACCCTGCCTCGGCTATTCCTAAAGGAACCATCCTGGGCATTTTCTGGGCAACAATCAGCTATTTAGCTATTTCTGCAACCATTG CTTCGTGTGTCGTACGGGACGCTTCAGGAAATATCGGTCACGTTCTGGATGGAAACATCAGTGAGAGCTGCGTGGGTCCGGGATGTAACCTGGGCTGGAACTTCACAGACTGCATGGAGTCGCAGTCATGTGATTATGGTCTGGCCAACGACTTAAAG GTACCGGGCCACGTGGCGGGTTTCTACTACCTCAACACTGCCGGCGTCTTTGTAGCCACGTTGTCGTCGGCGCTCGGCTTCCTCGTCTCTGCTCCGAAAATCTTTCAG tgtctgtgcagagacaACTTATACCCATACATTGGATTCTTTGCAAAGGGTTATGGGAAAAATGATGAGCCACTCCGGGCCTACATCCTCTGCTACGTCATTTCCGTGGCGTTCATCCTCATCG CTGAGCTGAACTCCCTCGCAGTCTTGATCACCAACTTCTTCCTGTGTTGCTACTGCCTCATcaacttcagctgctttcacGCCTCGATCACCAACTCCCCCG GTTGGAGGCCATCATTTCAGTACTACAGTAAATGGACGGCTTTGTTTGGAGCTGTGATCTCTGTAGTTCTGATGTTCCTGTTTACCTGGTGGGCTGCGCTCATCACCTGCTGTATTATATTCTTCCTGTTCGGATACGTCAGCTACAACAAGCCTG AGGTGAACTGGGGATCATCGGTCCAGGCGGGTATATACAACACGGCTTTGTCctactctgtctctctgtcggGTGTGGAGGATCACGTCAAGAACTTCAG ACCGCAGTGTCTCGTCTTGACCGGGCCCCCAAACCAGCGCCCTGCACTGGTGGACTTTGTCGGCACCTTCACTAAGAATATAAGCCTCATGATCTGCGGAGACATAATCATGGTCAGTCGTCACATTCTTTTCTCCTGCAAGAAAAAt GAAAGACAAACCCGTCCCCAGAACGCCACCGAGCGCTTGGTGAAGTGGATGAACAGGAGGAAGGTGCGCTCGTTTTACACGCCTTTCAGTGCAGACTGCCTCAGAGCTGGAGCTCGACACTTGCTGCAG GCGTCTGGTCTTGGGAAGCTGAAACCCAACACTCTGGTCCTGGGCTTCAAAACCAACTGGAGGGAGAGTTCTCCTGAGAGAACTGAAGATTATATCAACACCATAAA tGATACGTTCGACTCCAACTACTGTCTGTGCATCTTGAGGATGATGAACGGGCTGGATATCTTTGACCAGTTCGATTTCGAAG TGAACCAGGGATTTGAACCTGATGAAAGTGTGGAAAGTAAAGACCAACAGGCTCCTGTTAGAGAATCAG TTGACGACATCTCCACCAAAGGTGACGGCGACCAGGTGAAGACAGTGTTTCAGGACGACCAGGGGAAGAAGACCATCGACGTCTACTGGGTGGCCGATGACGGAG GTCTGACTCTGCTGGTGCCGTACCTGCTCACCAGGAGAAAACGCTGGCGCCTCTGCAAGGTCAGGGTCTTCATCGTGGGAGATGAGCACGACATGGAGGCAGGACGCAACGA GATGATCTCATTGCTGAGGAGGTTCCGTCTGGATTTTAATGACGTCATCGTGATGACAGACAGCGAGAAGCCTCCGCACGCCAAGAG CCTGAGTAGGTTTGAAGACAGTGTCGCCCCCTTCAGGCTACATGATGAACAGCAGCAAGACGTCTCAGTTCAGGAGTTAAGGCAAAGGGCCCCGGGGAAAATATCTGACAAGGAGTATGAGGCCTTCAAacttaag TCTGAGAGAAAAGTGCGGCTGAACGAAATCATCCGGAGGAACTCCCAACAGGCCACTCTGGTGCTTGT GAGCCTTCCGGTGCCGCAGAGTGACTGTCCCAGTGCTCTGTACATGTCCTGGCTGGACACGCTGACCTGCGGCCTGCACTGTCCCGCAGTCCTCATACGAGGAAACCAGCAGAACGTCCTCACGTTCAACTGCCAGTAA